Proteins encoded together in one Desulfosporosinus meridiei DSM 13257 window:
- a CDS encoding M28 family metallopeptidase, with product MQTRRAFLKVLFGLGAVMLPWSFLPTSVGGTIKKRLGRPPVELWRPAASKPESKVDLEILNRTAMDDIHVLTAPDMEGRKAGSVGEAKAAEYLASQLSMLGLRPMGDSNTGFVYTYTIPPVLETRVNGRLTFRPGNNKTLRSPSVNLIGGLMGEKTEEIILISAHYDHLGVFEGKLYPGANDNASGVGCVLDVMRRILREEIIPKRTIVIAFWSAEEMGFIGSQAFVQSPTFPLTQIQAVLNADSVGNGMVGNFALWGDGENIAVKAIRQAASECGASAILTPPAGHNSDSISFASANIPAVTLMAKDWLYKNHTPEDTIALLKHEQISLASELMYRAVHLLAF from the coding sequence ATGCAGACGCGTAGAGCTTTTTTAAAAGTATTATTTGGTCTTGGTGCTGTAATGTTGCCGTGGAGTTTTTTACCGACGTCAGTTGGAGGAACTATCAAGAAGAGACTTGGGCGTCCGCCTGTTGAATTATGGCGTCCTGCCGCGAGTAAACCGGAAAGCAAGGTTGATTTAGAAATCCTGAATCGAACGGCCATGGATGATATCCATGTTTTAACGGCACCGGATATGGAAGGCCGTAAGGCAGGCTCCGTGGGCGAGGCAAAAGCTGCGGAGTATTTAGCCTCGCAGTTAAGTATGCTGGGTCTGCGCCCCATGGGGGACTCGAATACAGGCTTTGTTTATACCTACACGATTCCTCCGGTATTGGAAACTCGAGTTAATGGCAGATTAACCTTTAGACCCGGAAATAATAAAACACTCAGAAGCCCAAGTGTCAACCTGATCGGAGGGTTAATGGGCGAAAAAACTGAGGAGATAATCCTGATTTCAGCTCATTATGATCATCTGGGAGTTTTTGAAGGAAAACTTTATCCGGGAGCCAATGATAACGCTTCCGGCGTCGGGTGCGTACTGGATGTCATGAGGCGAATCCTGCGTGAAGAAATTATCCCGAAACGTACGATTGTCATCGCCTTTTGGAGCGCGGAGGAAATGGGGTTTATTGGTTCTCAGGCCTTTGTTCAATCTCCGACGTTTCCTCTAACTCAGATCCAAGCTGTCTTAAACGCAGACTCAGTTGGAAATGGAATGGTTGGAAATTTTGCCCTCTGGGGGGACGGTGAGAATATAGCTGTCAAAGCGATTCGCCAAGCCGCCTCCGAGTGTGGGGCTAGCGCAATATTAACTCCACCGGCAGGCCATAATAGTGATTCAATAAGCTTTGCATCAGCGAATATTCCGGCTGTAACTCTGATGGCTAAGGACTGGCTGTATAAAAATCATACCCCTGAAGACACCATAGCTTTGTTAAAGCATGAGCAAATTAGTTTAGCTTCAGAGTTGATGTATAGGGCGGTTCATTTGCTGGCCTTTTAG
- a CDS encoding YaaR family protein, whose translation MSLRINSPHQTQTTNLDSASSSERSNDFSNVLSQTQKINRLELQSFLGRLETQGKKLAHSLSIRDLKDFQDMVKSFLRSTFGQSRKMQEETSWDYQGRPKVMARIGKIDQVLDELGKQLLDEQSEPLEILTKIDEIRGMIIDLFA comes from the coding sequence ATGTCTTTACGCATCAATTCCCCACATCAAACTCAGACTACCAATCTTGACTCTGCAAGCTCCTCAGAACGAAGTAATGACTTTAGCAACGTTCTGTCTCAAACTCAAAAAATTAACCGCCTTGAACTCCAATCCTTTCTGGGTCGACTTGAAACCCAAGGAAAAAAACTAGCTCATTCTCTTTCTATCCGAGATCTTAAAGATTTTCAGGATATGGTTAAGTCCTTTCTTCGCTCGACCTTTGGACAAAGCCGCAAAATGCAGGAAGAGACTTCTTGGGATTATCAGGGGCGGCCTAAGGTTATGGCGAGAATCGGAAAAATTGATCAAGTATTAGATGAACTGGGAAAACAGCTTCTTGATGAACAATCAGAACCCCTGGAAATCCTTACTAAAATTGACGAAATTCGTGGTATGATCATTGACCTTTTCGCCTGA